In Humulus lupulus chromosome 6, drHumLupu1.1, whole genome shotgun sequence, a single genomic region encodes these proteins:
- the LOC133785870 gene encoding zinc finger BED domain-containing protein RICESLEEPER 2-like yields MSEIENLTEDTPSTYGQMEGATSTTPICPLRKNRDIKQSILNPSRKNDGGTSLVVAHTFDQEFSRDKLAKMIILHEYLLNMVEHDGFRGFVNSLQPLFKHVSQTTIRRDILKIYESEKTKTKNSISDNRSRAAITTDMWTSNNHKRGYMVVTAHYIDDSWILRNHIIMFIYVTAPHTAKLLAKELMECLVAWFLERKLSTLTLDNCSVNIAMMDQMKEKLRGASLLMKGELVHMKCSAHILNSIVQEGLEEIQSGIETIRESAFFWTATPKRVEKFEEAKKGLSCSSNKKPVLDCKTRWNSTYLMLTSAIVYKYAFSHLIHTKKKYKKEPSELDWLLAKVMWSAFNLHMMRLR; encoded by the exons ATGAGTGAGATTGAAAATCTAACAGAAGACACTCCATCAACATATGGGCAAATGGAAGGAGCAACATCAACTACACCT ATATGCCCTCTTAGGAAGAATCGAGATATAAAGCAATCAATCCTGAATCCAAGTAGGAAGAATGATGGAGGTACTTCACTAGTTGTTGCCCACACCTTTGATCAAGAGTTTTCAAGAGATAAACTTGCTAAGATGATCATTTTGCATGAGTATCTACTCAATATGGTCGAACATGATGGGTTTAGAGGTTTTGTCAACTCTCTCCAACCATTATTCAAGCATGTATCTCAAACTACTATTAGGAGAGATATATTGAAGATATATGAGAGTGAGAAGACTAAGACAAAGAACTCCATAAGTGACAATCGTAGTAGAGCTGCAATCACAACTGACATGTGGACATCAAACAATCATAAGAGAGGGTATATGGTGGTGACTGCACATTATATTGATGATTCTTGGATTTTGCGTAATCATATTATTAt GTTTATATATGTGACTGCCCCTCATACTGCTAAACTTCTGGCAAAAGAGTTGATGGagtgtttggttgcatggtttcTTGAACGTAAGTTGTCTACCTTAACTTTAGATAACTGTAGTGTGAATATTGCCATGATGgatcaaatgaaagaaaaattgaGAGGTGCTTCTTTACTTATGAAAGGAGAATTAGTTCATATGAAATGTAGTGCACATATCTTGAATTCGATTGTTCAAGAAGGATTAGAGGAAATTCAAAGTGGCATAGAAACTATTCGTGAGAGTGCATTTTTTTGGACTGCCACTCCAAAAAGAGTTGAAAAGTTTGAAGAGGCCAAGAAAGGACTGTCATGTTCAAGCAACAAAAAGCCAGTGCTTGATTGTAAGACTAGGTGGAATTCCACTTATCTGATGCTTACTAGTGCCATTGTTTATAAATATGCCTTTAGTCATCTAATACACACTAAGAAAAAGTACAAAAAAGAACCTAGTGAGCTTGATTGGCTTTTGGCTAAAGTTATGT GGAGTGCCTTCAATCTTCATATGATGAGATTAAGATAA